The genomic stretch tcttccTGTTTGAGCCGACATACCCTAGGATGACCTTGTAACTTTGAGCACAAATCATGGTTATGAaaaccacaaataacactaaatttcCACTTCTTAGTAGCCAACATGTAACCACAAATTTTAAAAGGACATTGACATTTTCTACTACctgtgtcgtctcttttaaacttTCGTAGAGGAATTTGGTATTTCTCGCTTCTTTCGCACAACAAAGTTACAAACACGTTTCTTCTTTCCGAACCATTATCCGATTTTCCTATAACCACACCAAAACAAAGTCTAGTTGCAATCCTACGAATCTATGTGAACATGCTATCatgatcatcaaactcttgcttggTATTAAAGTCACTGTCGACATCTATCAACTTTACGACAACCCCTTGAACATTCGGAGAAATATCATTTGTAGAAATTAATTCTTTTGAGATATTATCGGGATGCACCATATCTATTTGTAAACAATaagaaagttaaaaataaaattacaatatcGTTGCAAAAAAATAGGACAGACATGTTCTGGAGATGTACTTACGgaagtgttcatcttcaacacgttccATAGATGTACATTTGGAAGCAACGTTACTTTTTATTACAAAAGTTAGATGATTAATGTGGGTAATATAATGGACAAGTTGAATCTTTACCTGGAATTCACTCTTCTCTTGCTCCTTTTGATTTGTTGCACTAATAAGTTGGTGTTTTGGAGTGgaaatgatattgatgatgtagggtttttTAGTTTGGTGAAggtgagtgttgaagaagaaaaacaaCAATGGGGGAGTGATCATGTTGGCTCAAAATATAGCAGAAAGTTCCTGAGCTATATATACAGAAAATTTTGGCGCTAAGACGTTCCGTAAATATAGCTCTGGAAGATTCCCTGAACTGATTTATTATGAAGTTTTTGCAAATGTTATTCAGTTTAAAATACTTCGGTATATGTAGGTCCGAAAAAAACTAAATTCTGccaaaaaaaaatgtgtttcctGATATGTATCTCCGGAAGTAGGAGGCATAAATGGAATTGCGCTAGGTGCCTAAGAGTATCAAGGGGTGGATTAAGAAATTGCCTAAAATTATatggtttggattggatttgcaAATTTTTGCAATAAAGCCCGAACCGAACCGAGAAACAACGCGTTGATTTGGATTGGATTGATCGAGttgataaaaaaatacaaaaatatttgaaaagaataatttatttacggaaattaatttttcataataatataataatatatagtattaatagtgtttaattataaatattagacTAGCAATTTTTCCGTATaagattcaaaaatatctaacataaagggttttgaatatataattagttacttgagttagtatgataatgaatgtgtttcatagTTTTATGCTCAGTTATCACAAtacactaacaattttctaattACATAACTTGTCCATATACGAGATTTCACTTTTTCTTGTTGAATTTGAATGTTTGGTAGTAGTTTTTATGATAGTTAATTATGGTTGACTTGGGTTGGGTTTGcggatataaaattaaaaatttgatgCCCGGGCAAGGATGGGTTATTATGTCTCCACCTCAATCTTTAGTGTCTCGCATTTTTAAAGTAAGGTACTTTCCTAGAATATTTTTCTTTAATGCTAAGTTGGGGTATAATGCTAGTTATGTGTGGAGGAGTATGTGAAAAGCTACAGAAGTTCTAACGCTTGGTTGTAGGTGTAGTATTGAGGATGATAGTAAAATCAAGGTGATGCATGAACCTTGCCTTAGAGGGAAAAGGGAAGGTTGTTTGAGTGGACCTCAAAGGCAAGTTGCATATGATATTACTGTTAGAAACCTCAAGATTAATAATGTTAAACAATGAGatttgagagttttaatggataTGTTTGATTATGCAATAATGGAGGTTAAGAAGGATATATTGATGTGGAAGGAGGAACAAAATGGTAGCTACAATGTACGGTCGAGATACAAGGTGTGGAGGAATGCTAAGAAGATCCATTCTAATCTAAATACCAATGAAAATTGGAACAGTATCTGGAATATTAAAGCACCTGCTGAAGTGAAACATCTTTTGTGGAGACTCTGTCAGGATTATTTGCCTACCCGTATGCGGCTTAGGCAACATCATGTCCAGTGCACGGGAGCTTATCCGTTTTGCAGTAATAACGATGAGGATGACTGACATGTTTTCTTTGGGGCCCGGATACGTACACTTGTTGAATTTCTGCAGGTTTGGGCAATATTACTGATCATAGaactcattcttttcatgatGTAAAATCACTCATTCTTGATATTTGCAGTAAGGAAGATAGAAATACTGCGGGTAAAGTTGCAGTAGCGATTGGGGCTATGTGGAAAAATATGAATGATCTTATTTGGAATGATGAGCATGAAGATGGGTCCAAAGTTGATTGGCTTGCATATCATAAATGGAGTGAATAGTTTTCAGCGCAATAAGTTCCTGATAATAATAATGGGCATCAACAAATTCTTCATTGGAATTCTCTTCCTAATGGGTGGATTAAGTGCAACTTGGGGGCaggttttaataataatataggCACGACAAATAGAGGTTGGTGTCTTATAGATGAGTTCGGTATATCATAGCAGGGGTGACGTGTGATCCAAATAATCTTTCAGTTCTTGAAGCGGAAACTTTAGCCCTCAAGGAAGCTATTCAAAGTGTTACTTATTTAAATCTTGATCggattatatttgaaagtgactCTCTTAGAGTGATTCAAGCTTTTCAACCCGCTACTGTAGGAATCTCTGAATTTTATTCTATAATTAGAGACGTCAAGTTGTtactaaataattttttcaactttGTGGCTAAGTTTGTTAAACGTCAAGCGAATATGATTGTCCACTCGTTAgcgaaggcggccaattcttgggctaGACATAGTGTTATTcatgtaattcctccttgtattgaacttTTGATTATGAATGAGAAATCGTAGTTTtgctttgttaaaaaaaaactctAATGCCTAGTTTCTCTTAACAAATAATTATCTCAACAAATGGACTATACTCTTAACAACCTATTGATATCTCAACAACGTATAATTATCTCAACACATAATTATTTGAACAACTcataattatctcaacaatatTAGTC from Vicia villosa cultivar HV-30 ecotype Madison, WI linkage group LG4, Vvil1.0, whole genome shotgun sequence encodes the following:
- the LOC131598552 gene encoding uncharacterized protein LOC131598552, with the translated sequence MEVKKDILMWKEEQNGSYNVRSRYKVWRNAKKIHSNLNTNENWNSIWNIKAPAEVKHLLWRLCQDYLPTRLGNITDHRTHSFHDVKSLILDICSKEDRNTAGKVAVAIGAMWKNMNDLIWNDEHEDGSKVDWLAYHKWSE